One region of Halomonas huangheensis genomic DNA includes:
- a CDS encoding CPXCG motif-containing cysteine-rich protein — protein MHEEQLPARTVHCPYCDTRFSMVVDPSQGSHESWEDCPQCCAPIHFKVEVSPLSGDIESLVVGADDDVI, from the coding sequence GTGCATGAAGAGCAACTTCCCGCCCGCACAGTGCATTGCCCGTACTGCGATACCCGCTTCAGCATGGTGGTAGACCCCTCGCAGGGAAGCCATGAGAGCTGGGAGGACTGTCCGCAATGCTGTGCTCCAATTCATTTCAAGGTCGAGGTGTCACCACTATCCGGCGATATCGAGTCGTTGGTAGTGGGAGCCGATGACGACGTGATCTGA
- a CDS encoding peroxiredoxin: MSVLVGRQAPDFEAAAVLGNGDIVEDFKLSDSNGKLRVLFFWPLDFTFVCPSEIIAHDNRLQQFKDLGVEVIGVSIDSQFTHYAWRLTSPEAGGIGEVGFPIVADVKHEVTQAYGIEHPEAGVAMRASFLIDEQGVVQHQVVNNLPLGRNVDEMLRMVKALKHHQQHGEVCPAGWDEGKEGMSADAEGVAKYLGAHSTAL, encoded by the coding sequence ATGAGCGTACTGGTAGGACGTCAAGCCCCTGATTTTGAAGCAGCTGCAGTTCTCGGAAACGGCGATATCGTTGAAGACTTCAAGCTGTCCGACAGCAACGGCAAGTTGCGTGTGCTGTTCTTCTGGCCGCTGGACTTCACCTTCGTCTGCCCGTCCGAGATCATCGCGCATGACAATCGTCTGCAGCAGTTCAAGGATCTGGGTGTTGAGGTGATTGGTGTTTCCATCGATTCTCAGTTCACCCACTATGCATGGCGCCTGACCAGCCCGGAAGCGGGTGGTATTGGTGAGGTCGGCTTCCCGATCGTTGCTGACGTCAAGCATGAGGTCACTCAGGCCTATGGTATCGAGCATCCGGAAGCTGGCGTTGCCATGCGCGCGTCGTTCCTGATCGATGAGCAGGGTGTTGTCCAGCATCAGGTCGTCAACAACCTGCCGCTGGGCCGCAATGTCGACGAGATGCTGCGCATGGTCAAGGCGCTCAAGCATCACCAGCAGCATGGCGAAGTCTGCCCGGCTGGTTGGGACGAAGGCAAGGAAGGTATGAGTGCTGACGCTGAAGGCGTTGCCAAGTACCTCGGCGCCCACTCTACCGCGTTGTAA
- the trxB gene encoding thioredoxin-disulfide reductase, which translates to MSEARHERLIILGSGPAGYTAAVYAARANLKPVLITGIQAGGQLTTTTDVDNWPGDDAGVQGPELMERMKRHAERFDTEVLFDHIHEVELRQRPFTLKGDNGTYTCDALIIATGASARYLGLPSEQQFMGQGVSACATCDGFFYRNQEVVVVGGGNTAVEEALYLSNIASKVTLVHRRDSLRAEKILQDKLFDKAENGNVELVWNHTLDEVLGDNTGVTGVRLKSVEGGETRELQAPGVFIAIGHSPNTGIFEGQLDMAGGYIKVHSGLEGNATATSVPGVYAAGDVMDHVYRQAITSAGSGCMAALDAERYLDGLTD; encoded by the coding sequence ATGAGCGAAGCGCGTCACGAACGTTTGATCATTCTCGGCTCCGGCCCGGCAGGTTATACCGCTGCTGTCTACGCAGCGCGAGCCAATCTCAAGCCGGTACTGATTACCGGGATACAGGCGGGCGGTCAGTTGACCACCACCACCGACGTCGATAATTGGCCTGGTGATGACGCCGGTGTCCAGGGCCCCGAGTTGATGGAACGCATGAAACGTCATGCCGAGCGTTTCGATACCGAGGTGCTGTTCGACCATATTCATGAGGTTGAACTGCGTCAGCGTCCTTTCACCCTCAAGGGCGATAACGGTACCTACACCTGCGATGCGCTGATCATTGCCACTGGAGCCAGCGCCCGTTACCTCGGACTTCCTTCCGAGCAGCAGTTCATGGGCCAGGGGGTTTCCGCCTGCGCTACCTGCGATGGGTTCTTCTACCGCAACCAGGAGGTGGTGGTAGTAGGTGGCGGCAACACTGCTGTGGAAGAAGCGTTGTATCTGTCCAATATCGCCTCGAAGGTAACCCTGGTGCATCGCCGCGATAGCTTGCGCGCCGAGAAGATTCTTCAGGACAAGCTGTTCGACAAGGCCGAAAACGGTAATGTCGAGTTGGTCTGGAATCACACTCTGGATGAAGTACTGGGCGACAACACTGGCGTGACAGGCGTGCGCCTCAAGTCAGTCGAGGGTGGCGAGACTCGTGAGCTCCAGGCTCCGGGTGTGTTCATCGCCATCGGCCATAGCCCGAATACCGGTATCTTCGAAGGCCAGTTGGACATGGCTGGAGGCTATATCAAGGTGCATTCCGGACTGGAAGGTAATGCCACGGCTACCAGCGTTCCCGGTGTCTATGCCGCAGGCGATGTCATGGATCATGTCTACCGCCAGGCGATTACTTCCGCGGGTAGCGGCTGCATGGCGGCCCTCGATGCCGAGCGTTACCTGGATGGGCTGACGGACTGA
- a CDS encoding SlyX family protein, which translates to MDTLDEAIAQQERRLMQLERLGKAMQARLQGLRSGSDDLQGQMPGPEDELPPHY; encoded by the coding sequence TTGGACACACTGGATGAGGCCATCGCCCAGCAGGAACGCCGCCTGATGCAGCTCGAACGGCTTGGAAAAGCCATGCAAGCTCGCCTCCAGGGACTGCGTTCCGGCAGCGACGACCTACAGGGGCAGATGCCCGGCCCGGAGGATGAATTGCCGCCACATTACTGA